A single Cucumis melo cultivar AY chromosome 4, USDA_Cmelo_AY_1.0, whole genome shotgun sequence DNA region contains:
- the LOC103502573 gene encoding cytochrome P450 CYP82D47-like, translating into MELLQFSSPDTVAGIFALIIFLYALFKIYKGGVGARHRKRLPPEVGGALPLIGHLHLLAKNEPAHKTFAKMADAYGPIFTLRLGLYTNLIVSNWEIARECFTTNDKIFASRPKLVASKLLGYDYAMFGLSPYGPHWRHVRKLAMLELLSNYRLEKLQHIRVSEVQTSMKNLYELCLKNKKNALVEMKTWFGDITLNTISRIVVGKKFSTAVYASNNENEECRKALRDFFEWFGVFVPSDSFPFLKWLDLGGHEKAMKKTAKVLDEVFDKWIQDHKNNLGEVKMEEHDFMDVMLSNVRDDGQLSKYDAHTVTKATCLSLILAGSDTTTVTMIWALSLLLNNQEVLKRAQLELDERVGRQRQVKESDVKNLLYLQAIVKETLRLYPAAPILVPHESVDDCVVAGYHIPVGTRLIVNVQKLQRDPQIWEDPCEFRPERFLTSAKDFDVRGQNPQLIPFGSGRRMCPGISFALQVMHLALANLLHGFEISRPSKEFLDMEESAGMTSIRKNPLEVVLTPRLPPHVYE; encoded by the exons ATGGAACTTCTTCAGTTCTCTTCACCGGACACGGTTGCTGGAATCTTCGCCCTCATCATCTTTCTCTATGCTCTATTCAAGATATATAAAGGAGGAGTCGGAGCTCGTCATCGGAAGCGACTGCCACCGGAAGTCGGTGGCGCATTGCCGCTGATTGGCCACCTCCATCTTTTAGCTAAAAATGAACCAGCTCACAAAACGTTTGCCAAAATGGCTGATGCATATGGGCCAATTTTTACGTTGAGATTGGGTTTGTACACAAACTTGATTGTGAGCAATTGGGAAATAGCGAGAGAGTGTTTTACTACAAACGATAAAATCTTTGCCTCTCGTCCAAAGCTCGTGGCCTCAAagttgttggggtatgactaTGCCATGTTTGGGTTGAGCCCATATGGTCCACACTGGCGCCATGTTCGCAAGTTAGCCATGCTCGAACTATTGTCGAACTATCGCCTGGAGAAGCTCCAACACATAAGGGTATCCGAGGTCCAAACTTCGATGAAGAATTTGTACGAGTTATGTctaaaaaataagaagaatgCATTGGTGGAGATGAAGACATGGTTTGGAGATATAACTCTAAACACCATTTCTAGGATAGTGGTTGGAAAGAAATTCTCGACCGCCGTGTATGCAAGTAATAATGAAAACGAAGAATGTCGGAAGGCGTTGAGGGATTTCTTCGAATGGTTTGGAGTATTTGTTCCTTCAGATTCGTTTCCATTTCTAAAGTGGTTGGATTTGGGTGGACATGAGAAAGCCATGAAGAAGACTGCCAAAGTTCTTGATGAGGTGTTTGATAAATGGATTCAAGATCATAAAAATAATTTGGGTGAAGTGAAGATGGAAGAACATGACTTCATGGATGTGATGCTTTCTAACGTTAGAGATGACGGACAACTTTCTAAATACGATGCTCATACTGTCACCAAAGCTACATGTTTG AGTCTTATATTGGCTGGATCTGACACTACAACAGTTACAATGATATGGGCTCTTTCTTTACTTCTTAACAATCAAGAAGTACTTAAGAGAGCTCAACTTGAATTGGACGAACGTGTTGGGAGACAAAGACAAGTGAAAGAATCCGATGTAAAGAACTTACTGTATCTTCAAGCTATTGTGAAAGAAACATTACGTTTATATCCAGCAGCGCCAATTCTAGTCCCTCATGAATCAGTTGATGATTGTGTCGTCGCTGGTTACCATATTCCGGTAGGAACACGATTGATAGTGAATGTTCAAAAGCTTCAAAGAGACCCACAAATATGGGAGGATCCTTGTGAGTTTCGACCAGAAAGATTTTTAACAAGTGCAAAGGATTTTGATGTTAGAGGACAGAATCCCCAGTTAATACCATTTGGAAGTGGTCGACGAATGTGCCCTGGAATCTCGTTTGCTCTACAAGTGATGCATTTAGCACTTGCCAATTTACTTCATGGGTTTGAAATTAGTAGGCCAAGTAAAGAGTTTCTGGACATGGAGGAGAGTGCTGGAATGACGAGTATTAGAAAGAATCCACTTGAAGTTGTTTTAACTCCTCGCCTTCCACCTCATGTTTATGAATGA